CGTGGTGTCCCCGGTCACGGTTCGATCGGGTTTCCGACGCCGAACTGAAGCAGTTCGATGCCCGCGTCATCAAGCCACGTTCGGTGCTCCGCGAGGGCGGTCACCGTCTCCTCGTGGGGGACTAATTGGACGACGACGTCCGGGGACTCGCGCTCGAGGACCGAGCGCAACTCGTCGTAGGCCAACTCGTCGACGTGGCGGTCGTAGTGGCGGACGCAGTAGCCGTCGGCGCGCAGGCCGGCGACGATTCGCTCAGCGGGGCTGTTTCGGCGGTCATCGACGTTCGGTTTGTACGCGGCCCCGAGCGCAACGACCGTCGGGTCCGCGAGCGGGGCCAGCGTCCGGCGGACCTTTCGCGCGGCGACGGCGGGCATCTTGTCGTTGATCCGGCGTGCGGTCGTGATCAGGTTCGTGTGCTCCGGATCGACCTCGTTCAGAAACCACGGGTCGATCGGGAGGCAGTGACCGCCGACACCAATCCCCGGCTGCAGGATGTCGACGCGCGGGTGATAGTTCGCGAGGTCGATCACCTCGCTCGCGTCGACGTCGAGTTCCTCGCCGATCAACGCGAACTCGTTCGCCAGCGCGACGTTGACGTCCCGGTAGGTGTTCTCGACGAGCTTGCAGAGTTCGGCCGACAGCAGGTCAGTGTAGTAGACGCTCCCCTCGAGGAAGGGTTCATAAAGCATAGCGGCGCGGCGACGGCTTCGCTCGTCGATCCCGCCGATGATGCGGTCGTTGGTGACGAGTTCGTCGAATACGTCGCCGGGGAGGATCC
This genomic stretch from Natrinema sp. SYSU A 869 harbors:
- a CDS encoding nucleotide sugar dehydrogenase encodes the protein MTSSDPRRDGAVESARSDDEFGSGGDRDGPVPGDPEGPALEPIEEVVVVGTGFVGLPLALLLADRGKRVVGVDIDSNLVRAINDGTLNVDEAELQALLESDAVERNLEARTEPTDGDAFVVSVPTPLTEPNKSPDLSALEAALESIRPYLEPGDLVNVESTVPPLTCAETVVPALEAAGLNPGAEIQLAHSPERILPGDVFDELVTNDRIIGGIDERSRRRAAMLYEPFLEGSVYYTDLLSAELCKLVENTYRDVNVALANEFALIGEELDVDASEVIDLANYHPRVDILQPGIGVGGHCLPIDPWFLNEVDPEHTNLITTARRINDKMPAVAARKVRRTLAPLADPTVVALGAAYKPNVDDRRNSPAERIVAGLRADGYCVRHYDRHVDELAYDELRSVLERESPDVVVQLVPHEETVTALAEHRTWLDDAGIELLQFGVGNPIEP